Proteins found in one Rhodobacter capsulatus SB 1003 genomic segment:
- the phnF gene encoding phosphonate metabolism transcriptional regulator PhnF, protein MTRRDPVWAAIAAILRAEIGSGACPPGAKLPTEAALSARFGVNRHTVRHALAALAAEGLVVSRRGAGVFVALSPRADYALGRRVRFQENVLASGRTPSRRVLRLETRPAEPAEAAALGVDRVHLYEGLSLADGTVLAQFRSAFPADRFPDLPAALARLGSVTAALAEMGVADYTRAATRITAKIARGPRAGLMHLPEGAPLLRTEAVNVDAAGVPVEYGLTWFAGDRVALTVAPEGGAQPGKPS, encoded by the coding sequence ATGACAAGACGTGATCCGGTCTGGGCGGCGATTGCCGCGATCCTGCGCGCCGAGATCGGCTCGGGCGCCTGTCCCCCCGGGGCGAAGCTGCCGACCGAGGCGGCGCTGTCGGCGCGGTTCGGGGTGAACCGCCACACCGTCCGCCATGCTTTGGCCGCGCTCGCCGCCGAGGGGCTGGTGGTGTCGCGCCGCGGCGCGGGGGTGTTTGTGGCCCTGAGCCCGCGCGCCGATTACGCGCTGGGCCGCCGGGTGCGGTTTCAGGAAAACGTGCTGGCCTCGGGGCGCACGCCCTCGCGCCGGGTCTTGCGGCTGGAAACCCGCCCGGCCGAGCCCGCCGAGGCGGCGGCGCTGGGCGTTGACAGGGTGCATCTTTACGAGGGGCTCTCGCTGGCCGATGGCACCGTGCTGGCGCAGTTCCGATCCGCCTTTCCGGCCGACCGTTTCCCCGATCTGCCCGCGGCGCTGGCGCGGCTTGGCTCGGTCACCGCGGCGCTGGCCGAGATGGGCGTGGCCGATTACACCCGCGCCGCGACGCGGATCACCGCCAAGATCGCGCGCGGCCCCCGAGCCGGGCTGATGCACCTGCCCGAGGGCGCGCCGCTTTTGCGCACGGAAGCCGTCAATGTCGATGCCGCGGGGGTGCCCGTCGAATACGGGCTGACCTGGTTTGCGGGCGATCGCGTCGCGCTGACCGTCGCGCCCGAGGGGGGGGCTCAGCCGGGCAAACCCTCGTAA